From Chroogloeocystis siderophila 5.2 s.c.1, the proteins below share one genomic window:
- a CDS encoding ABC transporter substrate-binding protein: MNAIVKGILRRWIAIGLSFVLAIALSGCNPANFETVAAQVPQIVVSVLSDPKTFNYALNQESPNIFGLTYDGLVTENPLTGAVEPALAESWEIAEDNLRITFTLREGLRWSDGEPLTADDVDFTYNSVYLNEAIPTDTRDILRIGESRQLPSVRQLDARRVEFTTPEPFAPFLRITGLPILPAHALREAVETKDSQGNPRFLTTWGVDTPPQQIIVNGPYQLEEYVTSQRVVYRRNPYYWRRDFQGNPQPYVERLIWQIVESTDTSLIQFRSQGLDSVGVTPEYFSLLKREEDRGRFTIYEDGPAPGTNFISFNLNKGRRNGRPLVDPIKSRWFNSPDFRRAIAYGIDRQRMINNIFRGLGELQNSPISVQSPYYLSPEEGLKVYEYDPDRARELLRQAGFQYNSAGQLLDAEGNRVRFSLITNAGNRIREAMGAQIKQDLSQIGIQVDFNPIAFSVLVDRLSNTLDWDCHLLGFTGGIEPNDGANIWSVEGGLHSFNQTPPPGQPPLEGREVADWEQQISDLYIDAAQELDESRRKAIYAETQQLTQEYLPFIYLVNPLAMTAVRDRIQGVQYSALGGAFWNIHELRIVD, translated from the coding sequence ATGAACGCTATAGTCAAAGGTATTTTACGTCGGTGGATTGCCATTGGTTTGAGTTTTGTTTTGGCGATCGCACTTTCGGGTTGTAATCCTGCTAATTTTGAAACAGTAGCCGCACAAGTTCCCCAAATTGTCGTTAGTGTCCTCAGCGATCCGAAAACTTTTAACTATGCACTGAATCAAGAGTCCCCAAATATTTTTGGCTTGACCTACGACGGTTTAGTCACAGAGAATCCGCTGACTGGTGCAGTTGAACCAGCTTTAGCCGAATCGTGGGAGATTGCTGAAGATAACTTAAGAATTACCTTTACGTTACGCGAAGGATTAAGATGGTCTGACGGAGAACCATTAACTGCTGATGATGTAGATTTTACCTACAACAGCGTTTATCTTAACGAAGCGATTCCCACTGATACTAGAGATATTTTACGTATTGGTGAGAGTAGACAATTACCAAGCGTTCGTCAACTTGATGCGCGTCGAGTAGAATTTACCACCCCAGAACCTTTTGCACCTTTTTTACGGATTACAGGTTTACCTATTTTACCTGCTCATGCTTTGCGCGAAGCAGTCGAAACCAAAGATTCGCAGGGAAACCCTCGATTTTTAACAACATGGGGAGTTGATACACCACCACAGCAAATTATTGTGAATGGTCCTTATCAGCTTGAGGAATATGTCACTAGTCAGCGTGTTGTCTATCGACGTAATCCTTACTATTGGCGGCGAGATTTTCAAGGCAATCCACAACCTTATGTTGAACGGCTCATTTGGCAAATTGTAGAATCCACTGATACATCTTTGATTCAATTTCGTTCGCAAGGCTTAGATTCTGTCGGAGTGACACCTGAATACTTTTCACTCCTCAAACGTGAAGAAGATCGCGGCAGATTTACAATATACGAAGATGGTCCTGCACCTGGAACCAACTTTATCTCGTTCAACCTTAATAAAGGTCGCAGAAATGGTCGTCCATTAGTCGATCCAATCAAGTCGCGGTGGTTTAATTCTCCAGACTTTAGACGGGCAATCGCCTACGGAATTGATCGTCAACGGATGATTAATAATATCTTTCGCGGTTTGGGAGAATTGCAGAATTCCCCGATTTCTGTACAAAGTCCCTATTACCTGTCACCAGAGGAAGGACTAAAAGTATATGAATACGATCCTGATCGCGCAAGAGAATTACTCCGTCAAGCCGGATTTCAGTACAATAGTGCCGGACAGTTGCTTGATGCTGAGGGTAATCGCGTCCGCTTCTCATTAATTACAAACGCAGGTAATCGCATTCGAGAAGCAATGGGTGCACAAATTAAACAAGACTTGAGCCAAATTGGTATTCAGGTTGACTTTAATCCGATTGCTTTTAGCGTTTTAGTAGATCGCCTTTCAAATACGCTTGATTGGGATTGTCATTTATTAGGCTTTACTGGTGGGATTGAACCTAACGATGGCGCTAATATTTGGTCAGTTGAGGGTGGTTTGCACAGTTTCAACCAAACACCACCTCCAGGACAACCACCACTCGAAGGACGAGAAGTTGCAGACTGGGAACAGCAAATTTCCGATCTTTATATTGATGCAGCGCAGGAGTTAGACGAGTCACGACGCAAAGCAATTTATGCTGAAACTCAGCAATTAACGCAAGAATATTTACCGTTTATTTATCTTGTGAATCCTTTAGCCATGACAGCGGTACGCGATCGCATTCAAGG